In Dehalobacter sp., the following proteins share a genomic window:
- a CDS encoding cupin domain-containing protein, with translation KMGDRKDMLDFQANVRDDYAIIIPAGKWHNLINTGNVPLKLYSIYAPPEHPFGTVHKTKADAEEHHHGR, from the coding sequence TCAAAATGGGAGATAGAAAAGACATGCTGGATTTTCAGGCAAATGTCCGGGATGATTATGCCATCATTATACCTGCCGGTAAATGGCATAACCTGATTAACACAGGCAATGTACCACTTAAGTTATATTCTATTTATGCACCGCCTGAGCATCCATTTGGTACAGTTCATAAAACTAAAGCAGATGCTGAAGAGCACCACCACGGACGCTAG